From Bifidobacterium sp. ESL0790, one genomic window encodes:
- a CDS encoding DUF4143 domain-containing protein, with product MKRYLPRISDQLLRKKLSATGAVLVEGAKWCGKTTTCEQAAKSTLYMANPESRQQNLALADMQPSALLEGPTPRLIDEWQTAPKLWDAVRFAVDKRDAFNQFILTGSSVPPADDAIIHTGTGRISRLRMRPMSLYESGDSNGEVSLGSLFEGTDLPVSQAAKNDIEHLAFLVCRGGWPKAIGQDDEVALQQARNYIDAVAESDISRVDGTSRDPRLARRLLRSYARMESSQATVSKIAADLRGNDEAPTNKTVQSYLTALQRIFVIEDLPAWNPNLRSKTAIRTTDTRHFVDPSIGAAALGVGPKGLIADLETFGLLFESLCIRDLRIYAEALDGEVFHFRDKQDLECDAVIHLRDGRYGLIEVKLGGDMLVEEGAKSLIRLSEKIDTKKMRNEPSFLMVLTGTGNLSYQRKDGVMVVPVTTLRE from the coding sequence ATGAAGCGCTACCTCCCTCGTATCAGCGACCAGCTTCTGCGTAAAAAACTGTCGGCCACCGGAGCGGTTCTCGTCGAGGGCGCCAAATGGTGCGGCAAAACCACCACTTGCGAGCAAGCCGCCAAAAGCACACTCTATATGGCCAACCCGGAATCAAGGCAGCAGAATCTGGCCTTGGCCGACATGCAACCCTCCGCCCTGCTCGAAGGCCCGACGCCACGCCTCATCGACGAATGGCAAACCGCTCCCAAGCTCTGGGACGCCGTGCGTTTCGCCGTCGACAAGCGCGACGCATTCAACCAGTTCATTCTCACCGGTTCGAGCGTGCCGCCAGCCGACGACGCCATCATTCACACCGGCACAGGCAGAATATCCCGGCTGCGGATGCGCCCGATGAGCCTCTACGAATCCGGGGATTCCAACGGCGAGGTGTCACTCGGTTCGCTGTTCGAAGGCACGGATCTTCCGGTCAGCCAGGCCGCGAAAAACGACATCGAGCATCTCGCCTTCCTTGTCTGCCGCGGTGGCTGGCCCAAGGCCATCGGCCAAGACGATGAAGTGGCCCTGCAGCAGGCGCGCAATTACATCGACGCCGTGGCCGAATCAGACATCTCGCGCGTCGACGGAACAAGCCGCGACCCGCGTCTGGCCAGAAGGCTGTTGCGCTCCTACGCGCGGATGGAATCCTCGCAGGCCACGGTCTCGAAAATCGCGGCCGACCTGCGCGGCAACGACGAAGCACCTACCAACAAAACCGTGCAATCCTACCTCACAGCGCTGCAACGCATCTTCGTCATTGAAGACCTGCCCGCATGGAATCCGAACCTTCGCAGCAAAACCGCCATCCGCACCACCGATACGCGCCATTTCGTCGACCCGTCCATCGGAGCGGCGGCCCTGGGAGTCGGGCCAAAAGGCCTCATCGCCGATCTGGAGACGTTCGGCCTGCTCTTCGAGAGCCTGTGCATCCGAGACCTGAGAATCTACGCCGAGGCGCTGGACGGCGAGGTGTTCCACTTCCGCGACAAACAAGATCTGGAATGCGATGCGGTCATCCATCTTCGCGATGGGCGCTACGGCCTCATCGAAGTGAAACTCGGGGGCGACATGCTGGTGGAAGAGGGAGCGAAGAGCCTAATAAGGCTTTCCGAGAAAATCGACACCAAAAAAATGAGGAACGAGCCGAGCTTCCTGATGGTTCTGACCGGCACCGGAAACCTCAGTTACCAGCGCAAGGACGGCGTGATGGTGGTGCCGGTGACGACGCTGCGCGAATGA
- a CDS encoding C1 family peptidase: MATQTTNGNKGVALGRDDIERYSKAFNAERANKVAANAAVSAGVLKAATDYRGARDLPRDFSVELKQGAITNQERSGRCWMFAALNTLRYEVMHRWNLEDFEFSENYLFFWDKVEKSNAYLENVLATLDEPTDSRLFQAINEYPADDGGWWQMFVGLVDKYGLMPKSAYPESANSRDSLYFTEYLTMKLHEFAIDLRNRHEAGATLEELRDIKVDDMETVYRICAVALGEPPATFDFLARVKGDDDEDNKKKDDKDSAEATAAEAKRKAEAKAGIDTSRQIREYGITPMEFYRKYVPVDVDDFVTICNAPMKRTPFNRHYEIKYSSNIAELPGMRYVNVPSDVFHKAAIDQLTAGHPIWFACDCDKFALRGPGVFDEATVRVDQLFGTTFDMSKAQGLEYGDCPSNHAMTLTGVNIAPNGQADRWKIENSWGKANGVDGYFVASDQWFSRFITELIIRKEFLSPETLAVIEQEPVMLEPWEPLTARCE; this comes from the coding sequence ATGGCCACGCAGACCACCAACGGTAACAAGGGCGTCGCGCTGGGGAGAGACGACATCGAACGGTATAGCAAGGCGTTCAACGCCGAACGGGCCAACAAGGTGGCGGCGAACGCGGCGGTTTCGGCCGGGGTGCTGAAGGCCGCGACCGACTACCGCGGCGCGCGCGACCTGCCACGCGATTTCTCGGTGGAGCTCAAGCAGGGCGCGATCACCAACCAGGAGCGCTCGGGCCGCTGCTGGATGTTCGCCGCGCTCAACACGCTGCGCTACGAGGTGATGCACCGCTGGAACCTCGAGGATTTCGAGTTCTCGGAGAACTATCTCTTCTTCTGGGACAAGGTGGAGAAGTCGAACGCCTACCTCGAGAACGTGCTCGCCACGCTCGACGAGCCGACCGACAGCCGCCTCTTCCAGGCCATCAACGAGTACCCCGCCGACGATGGCGGCTGGTGGCAGATGTTCGTGGGTCTGGTCGACAAGTACGGCCTGATGCCGAAATCCGCCTATCCCGAATCCGCGAACTCGCGCGATTCCCTTTACTTCACGGAATACCTGACCATGAAACTGCACGAGTTCGCCATCGACCTGCGCAACCGCCACGAGGCCGGGGCCACGCTCGAGGAGCTGCGCGACATCAAGGTCGACGACATGGAGACGGTCTATCGCATCTGCGCGGTGGCACTCGGCGAGCCGCCGGCCACCTTTGACTTCCTCGCGCGGGTCAAGGGCGATGATGACGAAGATAACAAGAAGAAGGACGACAAAGACTCAGCCGAAGCCACTGCCGCCGAAGCCAAACGCAAGGCCGAGGCGAAGGCCGGCATCGACACCTCCAGGCAGATCCGCGAATACGGCATCACGCCGATGGAGTTCTACCGCAAATACGTGCCGGTGGACGTGGACGATTTCGTCACCATCTGCAACGCGCCGATGAAACGCACCCCGTTCAACCGACACTACGAGATCAAATACTCCTCCAACATCGCCGAGCTGCCGGGCATGCGCTACGTCAACGTGCCGTCCGACGTCTTCCACAAGGCCGCGATCGACCAGCTCACCGCCGGCCACCCCATCTGGTTCGCCTGCGATTGCGACAAGTTCGCGCTGCGCGGCCCCGGCGTCTTCGACGAGGCCACCGTGCGCGTCGACCAGCTGTTCGGCACCACGTTCGACATGAGCAAGGCGCAGGGCCTCGAATACGGCGACTGCCCGAGCAACCACGCGATGACGCTCACCGGAGTCAACATCGCGCCCAACGGCCAGGCCGACCGCTGGAAGATCGAGAACAGCTGGGGCAAGGCCAACGGCGTCGACGGCTATTTCGTCGCCTCCGACCAGTGGTTCAGCCGCTTCATCACCGAGCTCATCATCCGCAAGGAGTTCCTGAGCCCCGAGACGCTCGCCGTCATCGAGCAGGAGCCGGTGATGCTGGAGCCTTGGGAACCGCTCACCGCCCGCTGCGAGTAG